A segment of the Pseudomonadota bacterium genome:
GGTGACGCCGATGATTCGCACCGCAGGGCGCTGGCGGGCAACCATCAATGCGGTCAGGCCTGTTTCGGTAAATGTGACTATGGCCGAGACTTCCATGCGCTGGGAAAGGGTAACCGCCGCGGCCGCCATGGCCTTCCGGCTGTCCTTCATTTCAACAAATTCGCGATGCCAGGGATAATCCGCCTCTGTTTCATTTATCGTTTCGACAAGAACCTGTACCGCCTTTTCGGGATAATCGCCGACGGTAGTTTCATCGGAAAGCATGACCGCATCCGCGCCGTCCAGAACCGCATTGGCAATATCGGAAACCTCCGCTCTTGTGGGATAGGGCGAAGACACCATTGAGATCAGCATCTGGGTCGCGATGATCACCGGCAGTCCCTTTTGCCGGGCTTTGGCAATAATCCGCTTCTGTATCACAGGTATGATGTAGGGGCCCATTTCAACACCCAGGTCTCCCCTGGCGATCATCAGACCGTCTGCTTCACGAATGATCTCTTCAATATTTTCCAGGGCCGAGCCTTTCTCAATCTTGGCGAAAACCGGGGTGTCCCCTCCTTCCTTTCGTACAAGTTCCTTGGCCTGTCGAATGTCATCGGCGGACTGAACAAAAGAAAGCGCCATCAGGTCCAGGTTCCGGGCAATGCCGAATCGAATATCCGCCTGGTCTTTTTCGGTAATCGCCGACAGATTGACCTGGCCGACAGGCAGATTAACCCCCTTTCCCGTGGTAAGTTTCCCG
Coding sequences within it:
- the pyk gene encoding pyruvate kinase, which codes for MARTKIIATLGPATADKALIERLILLGVNVFRLNFSHGDHAFHDRLIRDARSAAEKLNRPIALLQDISGPKIRVGPMEPVQLVEGDFLHVRRSECADGSSHCIAINYPKILDSVSIGDQIYFADGTIRSTVEGIDADKVTVKILTGGKLTTGKGVNLPVGQVNLSAITEKDQADIRFGIARNLDLMALSFVQSADDIRQAKELVRKEGGDTPVFAKIEKGSALENIEEIIREADGLMIARGDLGVEMGPYIIPVIQKRIIAKARQKGLPVIIATQMLISMVSSPYPTRAEVSDIANAVLDGADAVMLSDETTVGDYPEKAVQVLVETINETEADYPWHREFVEMKDSRKAMAAAAVTLSQRMEVSAIVTFTETGLTALMVARQRPAVRIIGVTSNEKTYRRLTAVWGVEPLLVEQNYQDSDKAILNFYKRAVKQKKINPEEPFIVTVGRHSTRTGTTNVVQLVDKQSIKELQDLAYKPRR